A window of the Halobacterium hubeiense genome harbors these coding sequences:
- a CDS encoding DUF3194 domain-containing protein — protein MTDEEPSDEEVVEAAAEAAEGLVFSRLATGDVDDLDVTVTFEDGVLDVDVYVHAPDADADVEQVADDAALAARGAVDDLFADE, from the coding sequence ATGACTGACGAGGAACCGTCCGACGAGGAAGTCGTGGAGGCCGCCGCCGAGGCCGCCGAAGGCCTCGTGTTCTCGCGGCTCGCGACCGGTGACGTCGACGATCTCGACGTCACTGTCACGTTCGAGGACGGCGTACTCGACGTGGACGTCTACGTCCACGCGCCGGACGCCGACGCCGACGTCGAGCAGGTCGCGGATGACGCCGCGCTCGCGGCGCGCGGCGCCGTCGACGACCTGTTCGCGGACGAGTAG
- a CDS encoding prefoldin subunit beta yields MQGNLPPEAQEKLEQLQDLQEKAQTVAAQKQQAETQLSDAETALNALDDIDEDATMYREVGELLVETDYDDAADDLEEKVDDLEVRVETLSKQEERVQEQFEDLQEELQEMLGGAGGGGPMGGPSA; encoded by the coding sequence ATGCAGGGCAATCTGCCGCCGGAAGCACAGGAGAAGCTCGAGCAGCTACAGGACCTTCAGGAGAAAGCGCAGACGGTCGCGGCCCAGAAGCAGCAGGCCGAGACCCAGCTCTCGGACGCCGAGACCGCCCTCAACGCCCTCGACGACATCGACGAGGACGCGACGATGTACCGCGAGGTCGGCGAACTCCTCGTGGAGACCGACTACGACGACGCCGCCGACGACCTCGAGGAGAAAGTCGACGACCTCGAAGTCCGCGTCGAGACCCTCTCGAAGCAGGAGGAGCGCGTGCAGGAGCAGTTCGAGGACCTCCAGGAGGAGCTCCAGGAGATGCTCGGCGGTGCCGGCGGCGGCGGTCCGATGGGCGGCCCGAGCGCGTAA
- a CDS encoding KEOPS complex subunit Pcc1 — MDHATELVFEYDSPAVARAVERSVAVEAGDIEGDRSRAAVEREDATVTVTVDAADLTALRAGNNTWLTLVEVAERAAAAGRQHR; from the coding sequence GTGGACCACGCCACGGAGCTGGTTTTCGAGTACGACTCTCCCGCGGTCGCTCGCGCCGTCGAGCGCAGCGTCGCGGTGGAAGCCGGCGACATCGAGGGCGACCGTAGCCGGGCGGCCGTCGAGCGCGAGGACGCGACCGTCACGGTGACCGTCGACGCCGCGGACCTGACCGCGCTGCGCGCGGGGAACAACACGTGGCTGACGCTCGTGGAGGTCGCCGAGCGCGCCGCTGCCGCCGGCCGCCAGCACCGCTGA
- a CDS encoding DNA-directed RNA polymerase subunit P, translated as MAYKCSRCKRDVELDEYGGVRCPYCGHRVLLKERSRDVKEVDVR; from the coding sequence ATGGCGTACAAGTGCTCCCGCTGTAAGCGCGACGTCGAACTCGACGAGTACGGCGGGGTTCGGTGTCCGTACTGCGGGCACCGCGTCCTCCTGAAAGAGCGGAGCCGCGACGTCAAGGAAGTCGACGTTCGCTAG
- a CDS encoding 50S ribosomal protein L37ae: MAKKGSTGSAGRFGARYGRVSRRRVSEIEDEMNEKHACPDCGSDAVSRQGTGIWQCSKCDYKYAGGAYKPKTPGGRTVSRSIRAALGEDEGEANAEADVEAVEE, from the coding sequence ATGGCTAAGAAGGGCTCCACGGGGAGCGCCGGCCGATTCGGCGCGCGCTACGGCCGCGTCTCTCGGCGTCGCGTCTCCGAAATCGAGGACGAGATGAACGAGAAACACGCCTGCCCGGACTGCGGTTCCGACGCCGTCTCCCGTCAGGGGACCGGCATCTGGCAGTGCTCGAAGTGCGACTACAAGTACGCCGGCGGCGCGTACAAGCCCAAGACGCCGGGCGGACGCACCGTCAGCCGCTCCATCCGCGCGGCGCTCGGCGAGGACGAAGGCGAAGCGAACGCCGAAGCCGACGTCGAAGCCGTCGAGGAATAA